The following are encoded together in the Bradyrhizobium genosp. L genome:
- a CDS encoding TRAP transporter large permease — MAHVEMTPAVAGEAASKPPRRRSVLGSIDAALGMLVEIPAAILVVAEVVILFAGVISRYVLHAPLIWSDELASILFLWLAMLGSAVAFRRGEHMRMTALVASAGPRLWAYLDVVATCAALAFLILIVKPAYEYAYEESFITTPALQISNTWRAAALPIGTCLMALFALLRLARVGDFKTFLLAALTVAALILLFWLAQPLLRPLGNLNLIIFFVGVVAFCVFAGVPIGFAFGMAVFGYLALTTRTPLMVLVGRMDEGMSHLILLSVPLFVFLGLLIEMTGMARAMVAFLASLLGHVRGGLHYVLVGAMYLVSGISGSKAADMAAVAPVLFPEMKQRGARSGDLVALLAATGAQTETIPPSLVLITIGSVTGVSISALFTGGLLPGVVLAITLSTLVWWRYRGEDLSHVQRATGSEIGKAFIFALPALALPFVIRYAVVEGIATATEVSTIGIVYAFIIGLLIYRQFKWRRLLPMLIETACLSGAILFIIGTATGMAWGLTQSGFSRALAAAMTGLPGGSATFIAVSILAFVILGSVLEGIPAIVLFGPLLFPIAKAVGVHEVHYAMIIILAMGIGLFAPPFGVGYYAACAIGRVDPAEGIRPIWGYMLALLIGLVIVAIFPWISIGFL, encoded by the coding sequence ATGGCGCATGTTGAGATGACGCCGGCCGTGGCGGGCGAGGCGGCGTCAAAGCCCCCTCGCCGCCGCTCCGTTTTAGGCTCGATCGATGCCGCGCTCGGCATGCTGGTGGAGATCCCGGCGGCGATCCTGGTCGTCGCCGAGGTCGTGATCCTGTTCGCCGGCGTGATCTCGCGCTACGTGCTGCACGCGCCGCTGATCTGGTCCGACGAACTGGCCTCGATCCTGTTCCTGTGGCTCGCGATGCTGGGCTCAGCGGTCGCATTCCGCCGCGGCGAGCACATGCGGATGACGGCACTGGTCGCAAGCGCCGGGCCCAGGCTCTGGGCCTATCTCGACGTCGTCGCCACCTGCGCGGCGCTGGCGTTCCTGATCCTGATCGTCAAGCCGGCCTACGAATACGCCTACGAGGAAAGCTTCATCACCACGCCGGCGCTACAGATCTCCAACACCTGGCGCGCGGCGGCGCTGCCGATCGGCACCTGCCTGATGGCGCTGTTTGCGCTGCTGCGGCTGGCGCGGGTCGGTGATTTCAAGACGTTCCTGCTGGCCGCGCTCACCGTTGCGGCGCTGATCCTGCTGTTCTGGCTGGCGCAGCCGCTGCTGCGGCCGCTCGGCAACCTCAACCTGATCATCTTCTTCGTCGGCGTGGTCGCGTTCTGCGTCTTCGCCGGCGTGCCGATCGGGTTTGCCTTCGGCATGGCGGTGTTCGGCTATCTGGCGCTGACCACGCGGACGCCGCTGATGGTGCTGGTCGGCCGGATGGACGAGGGCATGAGCCATCTGATCCTGCTCTCGGTGCCGCTGTTCGTGTTCCTCGGCCTCCTGATCGAGATGACCGGCATGGCGCGGGCCATGGTCGCGTTCCTGGCGAGCCTGCTCGGGCATGTTCGTGGCGGGCTGCACTATGTGCTGGTCGGCGCGATGTACCTGGTCTCCGGCATCTCCGGCTCGAAGGCAGCCGACATGGCCGCGGTGGCGCCGGTGCTATTCCCCGAGATGAAGCAGCGCGGCGCCCGTTCCGGCGATCTCGTCGCCCTGCTCGCGGCCACCGGCGCGCAGACCGAGACCATTCCGCCGAGCCTGGTGCTGATCACCATCGGCTCGGTCACCGGCGTCTCGATCTCGGCGCTGTTCACCGGCGGCCTGCTGCCGGGCGTGGTGCTCGCGATCACGCTGTCGACCCTGGTGTGGTGGCGCTACCGCGGCGAGGATCTGAGCCACGTGCAGCGCGCCACCGGCAGCGAGATCGGCAAGGCCTTCATCTTCGCCCTGCCCGCCTTGGCGCTGCCCTTCGTGATCCGCTACGCCGTGGTCGAGGGCATCGCGACCGCCACCGAAGTCTCGACCATCGGCATCGTCTACGCCTTCATCATCGGGCTTCTGATCTACCGCCAGTTCAAATGGCGGCGGCTGCTGCCGATGCTGATCGAGACGGCGTGCCTGTCGGGCGCGATCCTGTTCATCATCGGGACCGCGACCGGCATGGCCTGGGGCCTGACGCAATCAGGCTTTTCGCGCGCGCTGGCGGCGGCGATGACCGGGCTGCCCGGGGGATCGGCGACCTTCATCGCGGTCTCGATCCTGGCCTTCGTGATCCTCGGCAGCGTGCTGGAGGGCATTCCAGCGATCGTGCTGTTCGGGCCGCTGCTGTTTCCGATCGCCAAGGCGGTCGGCGTCCATGAGGTGCACTACGCCATGATCATCATCCTGGCGATGGGCATCGGCCTGTTCGCGCCGCCGTTCGGCGTCGGCTATTATGCCGCCTGCGCCATCGGACGGGTCGATCCGGCCGAGGGTATTCGGCCGATCTGGGGTTACATGCTGGCGCTGTTGATCGGCCTCGTCATCGTCGCCATATTTCCGTGGATTTCGATAGGGTTCCTGTAA
- a CDS encoding acyl-CoA synthetase, translated as MSAAQNQYAIGLDKTPANYVPLTPLSFLARSAAVYPDHVSAVYEGRSFTWKQTYERCKRFASYLAGRGIGHGDTIAAMLPNIPAMNELHFAVPMAGAVLNALNIRLDAASIAFQLDHGGARIILVDPEFSHVITEALSLMQGARPFVIDVDDAAFGGGKRIGEIEYEAAVAAGDPAFAERPPGDEWDAIALSYTSGTTGNPKGVVTHHRGAYLNAVSNILAGNLGQHPVYLWTLPMFHCNGWCFPWTIAATAGVNVCLRKVDPAKIFELIPAHGVTHMCGAPIVYNTLINASDAPKGGKAKPVIGLIAGAAPPVAVLEGAERIGIKLTHVYGLTEVYGPASVCAEQPGWDELSADQRAQLKRRQGVSYPLQEGVTVLDPETMREVPRDGETIGEVMFRGNIVMKGYLKNEKATQEAFAGGWFHTGDLGVLDEHGYVIIKDRSKDIIISGGENVSSVEVEDILYKHPAVLFAAVVAKPDPKWGEVPCAFLELKDGAKATEAEIIAYCREHMSGFKTPKSVVFGVIPKTSTGKIQKFLLRNEVGSVKAISA; from the coding sequence ATGAGTGCAGCTCAAAACCAGTACGCGATCGGGCTGGACAAGACGCCGGCCAACTACGTGCCGCTGACCCCGCTGAGCTTCCTGGCGCGCTCGGCCGCGGTCTATCCCGATCATGTCAGCGCGGTCTATGAAGGCCGCAGCTTCACCTGGAAACAGACCTACGAGCGCTGCAAGCGCTTCGCATCCTATCTCGCGGGCCGCGGCATCGGCCATGGCGACACGATCGCTGCGATGCTGCCGAACATCCCGGCGATGAACGAGTTGCATTTTGCGGTGCCGATGGCAGGCGCCGTGCTGAACGCGCTGAACATCCGCCTCGACGCGGCGTCGATCGCTTTTCAGCTCGATCACGGCGGCGCCAGGATCATCCTGGTCGATCCCGAATTCTCGCACGTGATCACGGAAGCCCTGAGCCTGATGCAGGGCGCAAGGCCGTTCGTGATCGATGTCGACGATGCGGCGTTCGGCGGCGGCAAGCGGATCGGCGAGATCGAGTATGAGGCGGCCGTCGCGGCCGGCGATCCGGCTTTCGCGGAGCGGCCGCCGGGCGACGAATGGGACGCGATCGCGCTCAGCTACACGTCGGGCACGACCGGCAATCCCAAGGGCGTGGTGACCCATCACCGTGGCGCGTATCTGAACGCCGTCAGCAATATCCTCGCCGGCAATCTCGGCCAGCATCCGGTCTATCTGTGGACCTTGCCGATGTTCCACTGCAACGGCTGGTGCTTCCCGTGGACGATCGCGGCGACCGCCGGCGTCAATGTCTGCCTGCGCAAGGTCGATCCGGCGAAGATCTTCGAGCTGATCCCCGCGCACGGCGTCACCCATATGTGCGGCGCGCCGATCGTCTACAACACGCTGATCAATGCATCCGATGCGCCGAAGGGCGGCAAGGCGAAGCCCGTGATCGGGCTGATCGCGGGCGCGGCGCCGCCGGTCGCGGTGCTGGAAGGCGCCGAGCGGATCGGCATCAAGCTGACGCATGTCTATGGCCTGACCGAGGTCTATGGCCCCGCCTCCGTCTGCGCCGAGCAGCCGGGCTGGGATGAGCTGTCGGCCGATCAGCGCGCGCAGCTGAAGCGGCGTCAGGGCGTCTCCTATCCGCTGCAGGAAGGCGTCACCGTGCTCGATCCCGAGACGATGCGCGAGGTGCCGCGCGACGGCGAGACCATCGGCGAGGTCATGTTCCGCGGCAACATCGTGATGAAGGGCTATCTGAAGAACGAGAAGGCGACGCAGGAAGCGTTTGCCGGCGGCTGGTTTCACACCGGCGATCTCGGCGTGCTCGACGAGCACGGCTACGTCATCATCAAGGATCGCTCCAAGGACATCATCATCTCCGGCGGCGAGAACGTCTCCTCGGTCGAGGTCGAGGATATCCTCTACAAGCACCCGGCCGTGCTGTTCGCGGCCGTCGTCGCCAAGCCCGATCCGAAATGGGGCGAAGTCCCCTGCGCCTTCCTCGAACTGAAGGACGGCGCCAAGGCGACCGAGGCCGAGATCATCGCCTATTGCCGCGAGCACATGTCGGGCTTCAAGACCCCGAAATCCGTGGTGTTCGGCGTGATCCCGAAGACGTCGACGGGCAAGATCCAGAAGTTCCTGCTGCGCAATGAGGTCGGGTCAGTGAAGGCGATCTCGGCCTAG
- a CDS encoding MBL fold metallo-hydrolase produces MTLTLTIMGCGSSAGVPRPALGWGACDPNNPKNRRRRCSIMAEQEGAHGTTRVVIDTAPDLREQLIDADVEHIDAVFLTHEHADQTHGIDDLRSVVLHQRRRIPVYFNTSTANDIMARFSYCFISPEGSDYPPILTRHAIEAGESQTIDGKGGPLELTAFLVQHGNIPALGYRIDAAAYTPDLHDIPEASWPALKDLDLWIVDALRYAPHPSHFSLNDALSWIERFKPKQAVLTNLHSDLDYEVLRNSLPGNVVPAYDGMRLTLDRAG; encoded by the coding sequence ATGACGTTGACACTCACCATCATGGGCTGCGGCTCCTCCGCCGGCGTGCCGCGCCCGGCGCTCGGCTGGGGCGCCTGCGATCCGAACAATCCCAAGAACCGCCGCCGTCGCTGCTCGATCATGGCGGAGCAGGAGGGCGCGCACGGCACCACGCGGGTCGTGATCGACACCGCGCCCGATTTGCGCGAGCAATTGATCGACGCCGATGTCGAGCACATCGACGCCGTGTTCCTGACGCATGAGCACGCCGACCAGACCCATGGCATCGACGATCTGCGCTCGGTCGTGCTGCACCAGCGGCGACGTATTCCGGTCTACTTCAACACGTCGACCGCCAACGACATCATGGCGCGATTCTCGTATTGCTTCATCTCGCCGGAAGGCAGCGATTATCCACCGATCCTGACGCGACATGCGATCGAGGCCGGCGAGAGCCAGACGATTGACGGGAAGGGCGGTCCGCTCGAACTGACCGCCTTCCTGGTCCAGCACGGCAACATCCCCGCGCTCGGCTATCGCATCGACGCAGCCGCCTACACGCCGGATCTGCACGATATTCCCGAGGCGAGCTGGCCGGCGCTGAAAGACCTCGATCTGTGGATCGTCGACGCCCTGCGCTACGCACCGCATCCGAGCCATTTCAGCCTCAACGACGCTTTGTCGTGGATCGAGCGCTTCAAGCCGAAGCAGGCCGTGCTCACCAATCTGCATTCCGACCTCGACTACGAGGTGCTGCGAAATTCGCTGCCCGGAAATGTCGTGCCGGCCTATGACGGCATGCGCCTGACCCTCGACCGGGCAGGCTGA
- a CDS encoding TatD family hydrolase, with amino-acid sequence MLVDSHCHLDFPDFADDLDGIVGRAEAAGIGRMVTISTRVKRLGGLLAITDRFPDVYCSVGTHPHHADEEDGILTGELIELTTHPKVVALGEAGLDYFYEHGSREAQERGFRAHIAAARATGLPLVIHTREADVDCGRILEDEAAKGPFKAVLHCYTGGRELAMKAIALGLSISFTGILTFKKSEALRELAAELPADRIMVETDAPYLAPGKFRGKRNEPAYLVEVAKVLAETRGVSLEEISRQTSENFFRLFSKVPAPKVIA; translated from the coding sequence ATGCTGGTCGACAGTCACTGCCATCTGGATTTCCCTGATTTCGCCGACGATCTCGACGGCATCGTCGGCCGCGCCGAAGCGGCCGGCATCGGCCGCATGGTCACGATCTCGACCCGGGTAAAGCGGCTCGGCGGCTTGCTCGCGATCACCGATCGCTTCCCGGATGTCTATTGCTCGGTCGGCACCCATCCGCATCATGCCGACGAGGAGGACGGCATTCTGACCGGCGAGCTGATCGAACTCACGACGCATCCGAAGGTCGTCGCACTCGGCGAGGCCGGGCTGGATTATTTCTACGAGCACGGCTCGCGCGAGGCCCAGGAGCGCGGCTTTCGCGCCCATATCGCCGCTGCGCGCGCAACCGGCCTGCCGCTTGTCATCCACACCCGCGAGGCCGATGTGGATTGCGGCCGCATCCTGGAAGACGAAGCCGCGAAGGGCCCGTTCAAGGCCGTGCTGCATTGCTACACCGGCGGTCGCGAGCTGGCGATGAAGGCGATCGCGCTCGGGCTGTCGATCTCGTTCACGGGCATCCTGACCTTCAAGAAGTCGGAGGCGCTGCGCGAGCTGGCGGCCGAACTGCCGGCCGATCGCATCATGGTCGAGACCGACGCGCCGTACCTGGCGCCCGGCAAATTCCGCGGCAAGCGCAACGAGCCGGCCTATCTCGTCGAGGTCGCCAAGGTGCTCGCCGAGACGCGCGGCGTCTCGCTTGAGGAGATCTCGCGGCAGACCAGCGAAAATTTCTTCCGGCTGTTCTCAAAGGTGCCGGCGCCAAAGGTTATTGCATGA
- the metG gene encoding methionine--tRNA ligase, with protein MANKAKKKSSKKTAKKGAAKKAAVKTRATRRKGAAKAKAGNKSTKKTAKNSGKKAVAKKAGKVAKKVIRKPAKMAKKATTKGPDAPKAPAPKTTAKTTTPKKAPKPATANPAATQPKSMAAPAAAPAADRGNAFYITTAIAYPNGQPHIGHAYEAIATDALARFQRLDGKDVFFLTGTDEHGQKMIQTAQGEGMTPHDLATRNAARFKEMDERLNVSFDRFIRTSEPAHHKSVQAIWRRMQDNGDIYIDAYAGWYSVRDEAYYAEDETTVGEDNVRRGPQGTPVEWVEEKSYFFKLSAYQDKLLQLYESQPDFIGPDSRRNEVMSFVRGGLKDLSISRTTFDWGVKVPDDPEHVMYVWVDALTNYITGVGYPDESDKRWRYWPADVHIIGKDIIRFHAVYWPAFLMSAGVPVQKRVYAHGFLFNRGEKMSKSVGNVVDPFNLAEQYGVDQVRYFFLREVPFGQDGNYNHEAIVARINADLANDFGNLAQRSLSMIAKQLGGVVPEPGAFSDNDQAILAQADAMLETSRNAMATQQIHQWLNTVWAVVAEANRYFAGEAPWALAKTDPARQKTVLYVTAEVVRQIAIMAQAVMPASCGKMLDSLGVAENTRSFEALAERIRPGTVLPAPVGVFPRYVEPKTE; from the coding sequence GTGGCCAACAAGGCTAAGAAGAAATCGTCCAAGAAGACTGCGAAGAAGGGCGCTGCAAAGAAGGCGGCCGTCAAGACGCGCGCGACCAGGAGAAAGGGCGCTGCGAAGGCGAAGGCCGGCAACAAGAGCACCAAGAAGACCGCAAAGAATTCGGGCAAGAAAGCCGTCGCGAAGAAAGCCGGCAAGGTCGCCAAGAAGGTCATCAGGAAACCAGCCAAGATGGCGAAGAAGGCCACGACCAAGGGTCCTGATGCTCCGAAGGCGCCAGCGCCGAAGACGACAGCTAAAACGACAACGCCCAAAAAGGCTCCGAAGCCTGCAACCGCGAATCCGGCGGCCACGCAACCAAAGTCCATGGCTGCTCCCGCAGCAGCGCCGGCCGCGGATCGCGGCAATGCGTTCTACATCACGACCGCGATCGCCTATCCGAACGGCCAGCCGCATATCGGCCACGCCTATGAGGCGATCGCGACCGACGCCTTGGCGCGCTTCCAGCGGCTCGACGGCAAGGACGTGTTCTTCCTGACCGGCACCGACGAGCACGGCCAAAAGATGATCCAGACCGCGCAGGGCGAGGGCATGACGCCCCACGATCTGGCGACCCGCAACGCCGCGCGCTTCAAGGAGATGGACGAGCGGCTCAACGTCTCGTTCGACCGTTTCATCCGCACCTCGGAGCCCGCGCACCACAAATCGGTGCAGGCGATCTGGCGCCGCATGCAGGACAATGGCGACATCTACATCGACGCCTATGCCGGCTGGTATTCGGTGCGCGACGAGGCCTATTACGCCGAAGACGAGACCACCGTCGGCGAGGACAATGTCCGCCGTGGCCCGCAGGGCACGCCGGTCGAGTGGGTCGAGGAGAAGAGCTATTTCTTCAAGCTCTCGGCCTATCAGGACAAGCTCCTGCAGCTCTACGAGAGCCAGCCCGATTTCATCGGCCCGGACTCGCGCCGCAACGAGGTGATGAGCTTCGTGCGCGGCGGACTGAAGGATCTGTCGATCTCGCGCACCACGTTCGACTGGGGCGTCAAGGTCCCGGACGATCCAGAGCATGTGATGTATGTCTGGGTCGACGCCCTGACCAACTACATCACCGGCGTCGGCTATCCCGATGAGAGCGACAAGCGCTGGCGCTACTGGCCGGCCGACGTCCACATCATCGGCAAGGACATCATCCGCTTCCACGCCGTGTACTGGCCGGCGTTCCTGATGTCGGCCGGCGTCCCCGTGCAGAAGCGCGTCTATGCGCACGGCTTCCTGTTCAACAGGGGCGAGAAGATGTCGAAGTCGGTCGGCAACGTGGTCGATCCCTTCAATCTTGCCGAGCAATACGGCGTCGACCAGGTGCGCTACTTCTTCCTGCGCGAGGTGCCGTTCGGTCAGGACGGAAATTACAACCATGAGGCCATCGTCGCGCGCATCAATGCCGATCTCGCCAATGATTTCGGCAATCTGGCGCAGCGTTCGCTGTCGATGATCGCGAAACAACTCGGCGGCGTGGTGCCGGAGCCCGGCGCGTTCAGCGACAACGACCAGGCGATCCTGGCGCAGGCCGATGCCATGCTGGAGACCTCGCGCAACGCGATGGCGACGCAGCAGATCCACCAATGGCTCAACACGGTGTGGGCCGTGGTCGCCGAGGCCAACCGCTACTTCGCCGGCGAGGCACCGTGGGCCCTGGCGAAGACCGATCCTGCGCGCCAGAAGACGGTGCTCTATGTCACCGCCGAAGTCGTGCGCCAGATCGCGATCATGGCGCAGGCGGTGATGCCGGCGTCCTGCGGCAAGATGCTCGACAGCCTCGGCGTTGCGGAGAATACCCGCAGCTTCGAGGCGCTCGCGGAGCGGATCAGGCCGGGGACGGTGCTGCCGGCGCCGGTCGGCGTGTTCCCGCGCTATGTGGAACCGAAGACCGAGTGA
- a CDS encoding DNA polymerase III subunit delta' → MSARKVEQEIAVRHPRETSELFGHREAEAALLDAYRSGRIPHAWLIGGAQGIGKATLAYRMARFVLAFRNPRASQVQQAQTLRLDPSDHVARQVTAGAHGGLLVLERGLNDRGVMRTVITVDETRETISFFGSTAAVEGWRVCIVDTVDELNPNAANALLKILEEPPQQSLFLLASHAPSRVLPTILSRCRKLLLRPLETSDVVRAAASATDMAADDPALLEAAAASEGSVGRALSLLGGDALKLQQRTAALLATLPNVDPRELHALGDALGISDRVALAAFIDGIDRWMSERMRAGDVNANLPRLARLAEVWEKITSAARDTEAYNLERKPLVFSVFSMLADATR, encoded by the coding sequence ATGAGCGCGCGCAAGGTCGAACAGGAGATCGCGGTCCGGCATCCGCGCGAGACGTCCGAACTGTTTGGGCATCGCGAGGCGGAAGCCGCGTTGCTCGATGCCTATCGCAGTGGTCGGATTCCGCATGCCTGGCTGATCGGCGGCGCGCAGGGCATCGGCAAGGCGACGCTGGCCTATCGCATGGCGCGCTTCGTGCTCGCGTTCCGCAATCCGCGTGCCTCCCAGGTGCAGCAGGCACAGACGCTCCGCCTCGATCCGTCCGATCATGTGGCGCGGCAGGTCACGGCCGGTGCCCATGGCGGGTTGCTGGTGCTGGAGCGCGGCCTCAACGACCGTGGCGTGATGCGCACGGTCATCACGGTCGACGAGACGCGGGAGACGATCTCGTTCTTCGGCTCGACCGCCGCGGTCGAGGGCTGGCGCGTCTGCATCGTCGACACCGTCGACGAGCTCAATCCCAATGCCGCCAACGCGCTGTTGAAGATCCTCGAGGAGCCGCCGCAGCAGTCGCTGTTCCTGCTGGCCAGTCACGCGCCGTCGCGGGTGCTGCCGACCATCCTGTCCCGTTGCCGCAAATTGCTGCTGCGGCCGCTCGAGACGAGCGACGTTGTGCGCGCGGCTGCGTCTGCGACCGATATGGCCGCCGACGATCCCGCGCTGCTCGAGGCCGCCGCGGCCTCCGAGGGCAGCGTGGGGCGGGCGCTGTCGCTGCTCGGCGGCGACGCGCTCAAGCTGCAGCAGCGCACCGCCGCGCTGCTCGCGACGCTGCCGAATGTCGATCCGCGTGAGTTGCATGCGCTCGGCGATGCGCTCGGCATCAGCGACCGCGTCGCGCTCGCGGCCTTCATCGACGGCATCGATCGCTGGATGAGCGAGCGCATGCGCGCTGGCGACGTCAATGCCAATCTGCCGCGCCTTGCACGGCTGGCAGAGGTATGGGAAAAGATCACGAGCGCCGCGCGCGACACCGAGGCCTACAATCTGGAGCGCAAGCCGCTGGTTTTCTCGGTGTTTTCGATGCTTGCGGACGCAACCCGGTAG
- the tmk gene encoding dTMP kinase has protein sequence MAEAAVKRPSLRGRFITFEGGEGSGKSTQIRKLAERLDAAKLRAIVTREPGGSPGAEIIRHLLLSGMGKLLGPDAETLLFAAARDDHVRSVILPALEQGVWVLCDRFFDSTRAYQGQLGQVPPGLVNAMQRVTIGDLKPDLTFILDVPVEVGLQRAAARRGNAAADRFEAEGVKFHQDLREAYLRIAAEDPERCVPIDATGDPDTVAARIWTELREHLRMTMTEASSA, from the coding sequence ATGGCGGAAGCGGCAGTCAAACGGCCGAGCTTGCGCGGTCGCTTCATCACCTTTGAGGGCGGCGAAGGCTCGGGCAAATCGACCCAGATCCGCAAGCTCGCCGAGCGTCTCGATGCCGCCAAGCTGCGCGCCATCGTCACCCGCGAGCCCGGCGGCTCGCCCGGCGCGGAGATCATCCGCCATCTGCTGCTGTCAGGGATGGGCAAGCTGCTCGGGCCCGACGCCGAGACGCTGCTGTTTGCCGCCGCCCGCGACGACCATGTCCGCAGCGTGATCCTGCCGGCGCTGGAGCAGGGCGTCTGGGTGCTGTGCGACCGCTTCTTCGATTCCACGCGCGCCTATCAAGGCCAGCTCGGCCAGGTGCCGCCCGGCCTCGTCAACGCCATGCAGCGCGTCACCATCGGCGATCTCAAGCCCGACCTGACCTTCATCCTCGACGTCCCGGTCGAGGTCGGCCTGCAACGCGCCGCCGCGCGCCGCGGCAACGCTGCGGCCGATCGCTTCGAGGCGGAGGGCGTCAAGTTCCACCAGGATCTGCGCGAAGCCTACTTGCGGATCGCGGCCGAGGACCCGGAGCGCTGCGTGCCGATCGACGCCACCGGCGATCCTGACACGGTCGCGGCCAGGATCTGGACCGAGCTGCGCGAGCATCTGCGCATGACGATGACGGAAGCCAGTTCCGCATGA
- a CDS encoding D-alanyl-D-alanine carboxypeptidase family protein: MAAETAVPRTFAARAGRSWRGLVVAAVALGIGWGGVVYAANQSVQGAKKEEGGFDGDAPTAILVEASSGSVLFEKNADELRAPSSMMKLMTAEVVLNAIKQGDIKLTDEYRISENAWRRGGAPSGTSTMFAAINSKVSVDDLLHGAIIPSGNDACIALAEGIAGNEHTFATDVMTKRARELGLTRSTFGNSNGLPDPANKMTVRELAILARHIILTYPDMYKLFGEKEFTWNKIRQQNRNPLLNAMPGADGLKTGYTKEGGYGMVGSAVQNDIRLIVVVNGLEDSEDRASEAKKMLEWGFRSFETRTLIAANQPIGYARVFGGDSRSVKLTSPDPVKVMVSKNGNDKLLARVIYSGPVKAPITAGQKIGVVRVWRGANVAVEQPVFAAEAVGTGSTMRRALDGVQELVIGMFRAGVEKL; encoded by the coding sequence ATGGCAGCAGAGACCGCAGTTCCCCGCACGTTCGCCGCTCGCGCCGGGCGTAGCTGGCGCGGCCTGGTCGTGGCTGCGGTGGCGCTCGGGATCGGCTGGGGTGGGGTGGTCTATGCCGCCAACCAAAGCGTGCAGGGCGCCAAGAAGGAAGAGGGTGGCTTCGACGGCGATGCTCCGACCGCGATCCTGGTCGAGGCCTCCTCGGGCAGCGTGCTGTTCGAGAAGAACGCCGACGAGCTGCGCGCGCCGTCCAGCATGATGAAGCTGATGACCGCCGAGGTGGTGCTGAACGCCATCAAGCAGGGCGACATCAAGCTGACCGACGAGTATCGGATCAGCGAGAACGCCTGGCGCCGCGGCGGTGCGCCGTCCGGGACGTCCACGATGTTCGCGGCGATCAACAGCAAGGTCTCGGTCGACGACCTCCTGCACGGCGCGATCATCCCGAGCGGCAACGACGCCTGCATCGCGCTCGCCGAAGGCATTGCCGGCAACGAGCACACCTTCGCGACCGATGTCATGACCAAGCGCGCCCGCGAGCTCGGCCTGACCAGGTCGACCTTCGGCAATTCCAACGGGCTGCCCGACCCCGCCAACAAGATGACGGTCCGGGAGCTCGCGATCCTGGCGCGCCACATCATCCTGACCTATCCCGACATGTACAAGCTGTTCGGCGAGAAGGAATTCACCTGGAACAAGATCCGCCAGCAGAACCGCAACCCGCTGCTCAACGCCATGCCCGGCGCCGACGGGTTGAAGACCGGCTACACCAAGGAGGGCGGCTACGGCATGGTCGGCTCGGCGGTGCAGAACGACATAAGGCTGATCGTCGTGGTCAATGGCCTGGAGGATTCGGAGGATCGCGCCAGCGAAGCCAAGAAGATGCTGGAATGGGGATTCCGCAGCTTCGAGACGCGCACGCTGATCGCGGCCAACCAGCCGATCGGCTACGCCCGGGTGTTCGGCGGCGACAGCCGCTCGGTCAAGCTGACCAGCCCCGATCCGGTCAAGGTGATGGTGTCGAAGAACGGCAACGACAAGCTGCTCGCCCGGGTCATCTACAGCGGCCCGGTCAAGGCGCCGATCACGGCGGGCCAGAAGATCGGCGTTGTGAGGGTGTGGCGCGGCGCCAATGTCGCCGTCGAGCAGCCGGTGTTTGCCGCGGAAGCCGTCGGCACGGGATCGACCATGCGCCGGGCGCTCGACGGCGTTCAGGAGCTCGTCATCGGCATGTTCCGCGCCGGCGTCGAGAAGCTCTGA